The genomic segment CGGCGCTGCGAAATGGCAAGCCTTCTGTCTTGGCCAACTGCCCAGCCACGCGGCTGCCAAAGTCCTTCGGTGCATTCAAGCCGGTGCCGACCGCAGTGCCGCCCGCCGCCAAGTCGTAAAGCGGATCAAGTGCTGCCGTGATGATCTTTTCGGCCAGATCCAGCTGAGCGACATATCCGGAAAATTCCTGGCCTAGCGTCAGCGGCGTGGCATCTTGCAAATGCGTGCGGCCAATCTTGACGATATCGTCGAAATCCAGCGATTTCTTGTGTAAGGTGGCGCGCAGCTTTTTCAATGCAGGCAACAGCGCATTGGCGACTGCGAGCGCCGAGGCGACATGCATCGCGGTCGGAAAGATATCATTGGACGACTGGCTCATGTTGACCGCATCGTTGGGATGCACCAGCCGTTGCTCGCCACGAACGCCGCCGAGAATTTCCGACGCGCGGTTGGCCAGCACTTCATTCATGTTCATGTTGCTCTGGGTCCCAGAGCCGGTCTGCCAGATCGACAGCGGAAATTCATCCGGATGCTTGCCGGCGATCACTTCTTGCGCAGCCTGGATGATGGCGGCGGCCTGGGTTTTCTGCAGTTTGCCGAGATCTTGGTTGACTTGTGCGCAAGCCTGCTTGACTGCTGCCAGCGCGATGATGAGTTCGCTCGGCATGCGTTCGGTAGAAATATGGAAATGATGCAAACTGCGCTGAGTCTGTGCGCCCCATAGTTTGTCATCCGGGACTTCGATCTTGCCAAAGGTATCGCGTTCGGTTCTGGTGGTGGTCATTTAAGCTCCATAGAGTGACGACATTCTGTGGGTCGAACAGGGTTAGGACAGAGCGTCAAGACACTATGGTAATACTTTTCCCTCGCGCAGGAGAATTTCGATGTCTGCTGCAGATACCGGTTCGCTGAAATAGAAGCCTTGCATTTCGTCGCAACGATGGCGTTGCAAATACGACAGTTGCTCTTGCGTTTCCACGCCTTCGGCGATCACCTGCAGGCGTAGGTTATGGGCCAGTGAAATGATCGATGCAACGATCGCGGCATCGTCCTGATCGACGGTAATATCACGCACAAATGATTGATCGATCTTTAGCGCATCGATCGGAAAACTTTTCAGATAGGCCAGACTCGAATAACCGGTGCCGAAATCGTCGATCGACAGTTGCACGCCGATCGATTTCAAGTCATTCAGAATACCGACTGCCAGCTCGACATCCGTCATCACCAGGCTTTCGGTCAACTCGATTTCCAGATAATGCGGCGCCAGTCCGGTATCTTCCAAAACCTTGGCCACCTGCTGCACCAGGTTCTGCTGGAAGAACTGGCGCGTCGACAGGTTCACCGACATGCGCAGATAGCCCAGGCCCATGCGCTGCCACGTCTTGTTTTGTTCGCAAGCGGTGTGCATGACCCAGGCACCCATCTGTACGATCAGGCCGGTCTCTTCCGCCAGGTTGATGAAACGGGTCGGTGAGATCATGCCGAGCTGCGGATGCTTCCAGCGAATCAGGGCTTCCATGCCGACCATGCGGCCAGTGCGCAGATCGACCTGCGGCTGATAATAAAGCAACAGTTCCTTGCGCTCCAGCGCATTGCGCAGATCGCCCTCGATGCGCAAGCGTTCCAGCGCTCGCTCGTTCATCGCCGCGGTATAGAACTGGTAATTGTTGTTGCCCATTTCCTTGGCGCGATACATGGCGATATCGGCATGCTTGAGCAGACTTTCCGGATCGGTGCCGTCATTCGGATAGACCGCGACACCAATGCTGCAACTCAGGAAA from the Collimonas arenae genome contains:
- the fumC gene encoding class II fumarate hydratase; this translates as MTTTRTERDTFGKIEVPDDKLWGAQTQRSLHHFHISTERMPSELIIALAAVKQACAQVNQDLGKLQKTQAAAIIQAAQEVIAGKHPDEFPLSIWQTGSGTQSNMNMNEVLANRASEILGGVRGEQRLVHPNDAVNMSQSSNDIFPTAMHVASALAVANALLPALKKLRATLHKKSLDFDDIVKIGRTHLQDATPLTLGQEFSGYVAQLDLAEKIITAALDPLYDLAAGGTAVGTGLNAPKDFGSRVAGQLAKTEGLPFRSADNKFAALAAHDALVAAHGALKTLAAALMKIANDVRWLASGPRSGLGEISIPENEPGSSIMPGKVNPTQCEALTMLCCQVFGNDVAINFGGASGNFELNVFKPLIVHNFLQSVRLLADGMASFEEHCADGIAANRDRIAELMERSLMLVTALAPHIGYDRAAQIAKHAHHDGSTLKQAALALGYVTEQEFADWVQPQKMTYPE